In a genomic window of Thalassophryne amazonica chromosome 12, fThaAma1.1, whole genome shotgun sequence:
- the LOC117522315 gene encoding somatostatin-1-like: protein MAPISCILPLICFAFCVVQNAETAQEFEEQKLNYDSLSWLEKLQDNQEFILEQNLARLLYKLFQSHNRIIIQGSKENAKRKIQSDTGLDTEMASRIRKAGCRVFFWKSWTAC from the exons ATGGCCCCTATCTCGTGCATTTTACCTCTTATCTGTTTTGCATTCTGTGTGGTGCAAAATGCTGAAACTGCACAGGAATTTGAAGAGCAGAAACTCAATTATGACTCGCTGTCATGGCTCGAGAAATTACAGGACAACCAG GAATTTATACTGGAGCAGAACTTAGCACGACTGCTTTACAAACTCTTCCAGTCACACAACAGAATTATCATCCAGGGGTCAAAAGAGAATGCTAAGCGGAAGATTCAAAGTGACACTGGACTGGATACAGAAATGGCTTCCCGGATTCGCAAAGCAGGCTGTCGGGTTTTCTTCTGGAAGTCCTGGACTGCTTGTTAA